From Gottschalkiaceae bacterium SANA:
ATCGAATCGCTTTTTGACTCCATTAAGGAAGGCATTGTATATGCGGATTTGGAAGGCAATATTTTAAGTTCCAATGAGCAAGCTAGCCGGATGTTTGGTTATAGAAAAACAACCTTTGAACACTTGGATTTGCGTGATTTGATTGATGATTGGCGGAGTGTTTTGGCAAATTGCTTGACCTTAGAAGACTATTTCAATGATGAAGTGTTGGTTCATGCTAGAGCCAATAAAGTGCATTTTCATTTAAACGCTTATAAGGTACATCAGCATGGTGAAATTCATGGCATCATTTTAATGTTTAGCGATGTTAAGAAAACTCGGAGATTAGCGAATCGCATCATGGGAAGAAAGGCGATTTATACCTTTGAGAAGATCATTGGCGAGTCACCAAAGATGATTGAAGTCATTCGATTCGCAAAAAAAATTGCCGATAGTAAGTCGACTATCTTAATTTCTGGGGAAAGCGGATGCGGGAAAGAAGTGTTTGCTCAAGCCATTCAAAATTATAGCCCTCGGTCAAAAGAACCTTTCGTTGCTATCAATTGCGGTGCTATCCCAAGAAATTTAATAGAATCAGAATTGTTTGGATATGAAGAAGGAGCATTTACTGGTGCCAAACAAGGTGGACAAATCGGGAAATTTGAATTGGCCGATGGAGGAACGATCTTTTTAGATGAAATTGGTGAAATGCCATTAGAAATGCAGACCAAATTGCTGCGTACCATTGAAGAGGGCTCGATTGTTCGGGTTGGCGGCAATAAAGAGATTCCGGTGGATGTTCGTATTATAGCAGCTACGAACAAAACCTTGAAAGCAGAAGTGAAAAAGGGGAATTTTCGTCATGACCTTTATTATCGATTAAATGTGATTCCTTTGAATATTCCAGCTTTACGGGAACGGCAAGCCGATATTCCTTTATTATCTAATTATTTTATGAGAAGAATTTCCCATCGAATTAATAAAAGACCGATTGAAATTACAGATTCACAAATGACGGAAATGAAAAATTATTCATGGCCTGGCAATGTACGTGAGTTGGAAAATTTTATTGAACTGGCAATCAATAAGGAAAGGCTGCCCATTGTACAAATTTTAGCAGAAAGCAGTGAATGTTCAATGCAACAAATTGAGACAGAGAGCATTTCCTTGGAAGAAATGGAAAGGTTGCATATTCAACGAATTCTTCAAAAAGAGCATTATAATATGAGCAATGCGGCGAAATTGTTGGGTATCGGGCGAAATACTTTATATCGAAAAGTAGAAAAATATGGGATTCCTATGGTTGAAGAGTAGGTGTTCTACAATGGAACAATGTCTCAAAATGGAACACGGAAATCGATTTCAGCGTTCCATTTTGAGACAAGTTATCAAGCTGTGAAAACCTTATCATTAAAAACCTCCTAAGCATCAGGTTTTGCAAGTTTGGCACGATACTTGCAAAGGATAGTAGTAATAAACTAAAGGAGGCTTTTTATATGTATGGATATCATGGTAAAATTTTACGGATTAACCTAAAGACTCAAGAGGTAAAGGTGGAAACCTTGGATCTTGATACAGCCAAAAAATTTATTGGTGGACGAGGACTCGGAACAAAATTCATGATGGATGAAGTTGATCCTAAAGTGGATGCATTGAGCCCAGAAAATAAGTTGATGGTTGTTACTGGACCATTAACAGGAACTGCGACGCCAACGGGTGGACGTTATATGGTGGTAACAAAATCGCCATTGACAGGAACCATTGCAAGTTCAAATTCAGGTGGATTCTGGGGTGCAGAACTGAAATTCTGCGGCTATGATATGATCATCTTGGAAGACAAGTCTGAAGAACCAATTTACTTAAATATTGTAGATGATAAAATTGAATTTAAATCAGCGAAGCATCTTTGGGGCAAGTTAGTCGGAGAAGTAACAGATGAATTGCAAGAAGCCCATGGTGCAAAAGCAAGAGTCATGACTATTGGTCCGGCAGGTGAGAATCTTTCCTTGCTCGCAGCCATTATGAATGAAAAAGATCGTGCAGCAGGCCGTTCTGGTGTTGGTGCCGTTATGGGATCAAAAAACTTGAAAGCGATCGTTGTGAAAGGTTCCAATAAAGTAGGTATTCATGATCCAGAAGCGTTGAAGGCTGTGTTTAAGGATAGCTTGAAAAAAATTAGAGAAAATGGCGTTACCGGTGAAGGCTTACCGACATATGGTACGGCGGTTCTTGTCAATATCATTAATGAAAATGGTGCATATCCTGTAAATAATTTCCAAGAATCTTATGATCCCGAAGCCGATAAAATTAGCGGTGAGAGCATGAAAGAGGATTATTTGGTTCGGAAGAATCCATGTTACCGTTGTCCAATTGCTTGTGGACGCTGGGTTGAAGTGGATGGTAAGCAGATGGCAGGACCTGAGTATGAGACACTCTGGGCCTTTGGTTCTGACTGTGGCATCAGGGATTTGAAAGAAGTACTTTTGGCAAATGATTGGTGTAATGAACTGGGTCTTGATACCATTTCAGCCGGTACCACATTAGCTGCAGCAATGGAGCTCCGTGAATTGGATTTGGTAAAAGCGGAAGAAATTGAAGGACAACCATTGGAATTTGGAAATGTGAATGCGATTGTTGAATGGACAAAGAAGATGGCTTACCGAGAAGGATTTGGTGACAAGCTGGCAGAAGGGTCTTATCGATTATGCGACATGTATGGACGTCCTGATCTTTCCATGAGTGTTAAGAAGCAAGAACTTCCCGCTTATGATCCACGTGGTATTCAAGGTCAAGGTTTGCAGTATGCAACATCTAATCGTGGCGGTTGCCATGTGCGAGGCTACTTGATTTCACCAGAGATCTTAGGATTACCTGAAAAAATTGACAAGAATGCACTAGACGGAAAAGCATTCTGGGCAAAAGCATTCCAAGACTTGACTGCTTCCATCGACTCGGCTGGATTGTGCCTATTTACTTCATTTGCACTCGGTGCAGACGATTATGCGGCCTTGATCAATGCGGTCTGTGGTACGGATCATACAGGAGATACGATTTTCGCAGCAGGAGAGCGTATTTGGAATATTGAGAAAATGTTTAACTTGGAATCTGGCGTTGCACCATCAGAAGATAAATTACCAAGACGATTGTTGGAAGATGCGATTCCAGATGGACCTTCAAAGGGTCAAGTGCATCAGTTGGATAAATTGTTGCCAGAGTACTATGAACTACGTGGCTGGACAAAAGGTGGAATTCCGACAGATGAACGATTGGCAGAGTTGGGATTAAAATAATTGAGGTGAAGAATGATAAAGATTGAGGTTCGACTATTTGCAACCTTCCGAAACGGACGGGGAAAAAAAGTGTTTGTAGAAATGGATCAACCAACCGTTGAAGACGTACTTCAATCGATCAACATTACCAATGAAGAAGTAGCTATCTTGCTCGTAAATGGGCAAGACGGCCACTTCGATCAGGTACTGATTGAAGGCGATTACCTATCGATCTTTCCCCCAGTTGGAGGCGGATGATGGGACGGTATGATCGAAATGGCATTTTTTCAAGCGAAGATATGAAGCAGATTCACACAGCTCATGTTTGCGTAATCGGGAGCGGTGGATTGGGCGGATATATTATTGAGATGCTGGCTCGAGTTGGCATAGGAGAAATCACTATTGTCGACGGTGATGTTTTCGATGAAAGCAATTTAAATCGACAGCTATTCTCTACGAGTGAAAATCTTGGCAGAATCAAGGTGTTTGAAGCAGAGAAACGGATAGCACAGATCAATCCGGAAACGACTATTCATGCGATACATACATTGCTAGATGAGAATAACGCTATATCGATTTTTGAAAGTGCTGATCTTGTTGTTGATGGTTTAGATAATGTGCCTGCACGATTAGTCACGCAAATGGCCTGTGAGAAATTACAAATTCCTTTGATTCATGGCGCGATTGCTGGATGGTATGGTCAAGTAACAACAATTTTGCCAGGAGATCGAACGCTAGACCGATTGTATAAAAGTTCGCAAGAAACTGGAATTGAAAAGGATTTGGGAAATCCATCATTTACTCCGGCTATGATCGCATCGATCCAGGTATCTGAAACACTAAAAGTGTTGTTGGGTAAAGAAGAGATTTTGCGAAATCGGATTTTAATGATTGATTTGTTGGATAATGAATTTCAAATTTTAACAATTTAATATTTATTCCGAGTCGACGATTCTAAGGGAAACTAAGATCGATTGACCTATGGGTAATGGGAGAAATACCATTGCCTCCCGTGTTTGGAAAGGAAGAAGAAAACAAGTTCTATTTGCGTTCTTTCCTACGGGGAAGAACGTTTTTCTTTTTTCATAAAATGAAATATATCATAAGGAGGAGAAAAGAATGAAACGAAAAGTAAGTGTATGGTTAATGGTGTTAATGGTAATCGGTTTACTGGTTGGGTGTACGGGTGCAAGTGGTCAAGAGGCAGCAGAGGTTGAGCCTAGTGCCCAAGTAGAAACGACAGAGAGTGTTGTAGAGGAAGCTGATGCTGAGAGTAGTGAAGCAACACTAGTTGCCACTGATTCTATTATTTTGTCGACCACAACTTCTACAGAAAATAGTGGCTTATTGGCATATATCTTGCCAGATTTCACAGAAAAAACTGGCATAGAGGTAAAAGTCGTAGCAGTTGGAACGGGTAAAGCCTTACAAATGGGAATGGATGGAGAAGCTGATGTACTTTTGGTGCATGCAAAGCCTTCAGAAGAAACTTTTGTTGCTGATGGACATGGCGTTGAACGATTTGATGTGATGTACAATGACTTTGTGATTATTGGACCTGATGCAGATCCTGCGGACTTGCGTGCGACAGGTGCAGAAATTGTCCCTTCGTTCAAAAAAATATTCGAAAGTCAAGCACCATTTGTTTCACGAGGGGACGACTCTGGAACGCATAAGAAAGAGAAATCTCTTTGGACAGCAGCTGGATTAACACCAGAGGGCGATTCATATGTATCTGCTGGTAAAGGGATGGGAGACGTGATTCAAATGGCTGATGAAATGCAAGCCTACACCATGTCGGATCGTGCCACTTACTTAAGCATGTCAGATAAGCTTGATTTGGAAATTCTTGTTGAAGGCGATCCTATTCTTTTTAATCAATATGGGGTGATAGCAGTCAATCCAGATAAAAATGAACTTATCAATAACGCGGGTGCAAACGCATTTATCGAGTGGTTGTTATCTGCGGAGACACAGGAAATGATTAGCGGATTTGGTGTTGAAGAATTTGGTCAACCCTTGTTTGTACCTAACGCAAAATAGTATCAGTACTTGATTATGGGTGGAAGAGAGGATGGAAAGCATGACATATATCGTCGATGGATTCATCGGTGCGTTTAAAATATTGAGTTCTTTCGATCAGGAAATTTACTCAATCATTGGGCTGTCTATTTTTGTCTCTTTCACTTCGACCCTGATATCTGCAATCTTTGGAATCATATTTGGGATTCTGCTGGGGTTGAACGACTTTAAGGGTAAAAACATTATTGTTCGGTGCATGTACTCTTTCATGGCTTTACCCCCAGTGGTTGTGGGACTATTTGTTGCGATATTCATCTCGCGACGTGGTCCCTTAGGATCCCTTCAATTGATGTTTACTCCAACTGCTATGGTGGTGGCGCAAACATTATTGATTACTCCGATTATCAGTGGGCTGGTTTATAATGCAACGCGTACTTATGGCAATCAGATCAGCGAAGTATGCATGAGCTTAGGTGGAACCTGGTGGAATCGTATGGTTTTGGTATTTTTTGAGTTAAAGAAGTCGATTGCGGTCGCTATTACGACCGGTTTTGGACGAGGAATATCTGAAGTAGGCGCCGTGATGATTGTTGGCGGGAATATTAAGGGTCATACACGTGTCATGACAACTTTTATCGCGATGAACAACTCAATGGGTAACTATGAGCAATCGATTGCGATGGGACTCGTACTAATTGGAATTGCAATTGTGACCAATAGCGTGATTCATCGCTTAACAGGTGAAGAATTATGAGAATTGATATAATAGGTCTACATAAAAGTTTCGATGGCAATAATTTGTTTTTTATTCAAGAATACAAATTTCAGACTGGACAAGCATATGGGATGATCGGAAATAATGGTATTGGGAAAACGACCTTGTTGAGAATTATTAGCGGGTTTGATACTAAATATGAGGGGACCGTATACTTTGACGGGCGACCCTATACTGACCAAACAACAAAAAAAATAAGTTATATTAGCCAAAAGCCTTATATGCTCAATCGATCTGTGCGAGAAAATATCGCATATCCATTATTGATTCGAAAGTGGAATCGCAAATCAGTGGACAGAGAAGTTGAGGTTTGGCTCGATATGCTAGGGTTGACAGATTTGGCGGATCGAAAGGCGATCGTATTATCGGCGGGAGAACAGCAAAAGGTTGCCCTAGCCAGGGGATTGATTTATCAGCCAGAACTCGTATTACTAGATGAGCCAACGGCGAATATCGATCCGGAAAGCGTGAAAATATTGGAACAGATTTTGTCCAATTATCAATTAAAAACGAAAGCAACAATCATCTGGGTCACACATAACTTGGAGCAAGCATTTCGCATTTGCGATCAAGTGATTGTGATGAAGAAAGATCGATTGCAAAACATATCAAAACACAGGTTACAAGCAAGCCTGGACTCCATGCGAAAATTGGACCGGGTATTGAATGATCACGAGGAAGTAGAGGGGTAGCGATGGATTTATTTACAGTGATGCGAAGACAAGAAGTGGCGACTTTATTAGAAAGTGAATTTTTAAAGTGGCAACAAGAGCAGGAATGGGTTTCGATCGAAGATGCGTTGGGGCGAGTACTGGCGGCCGATCTTGTTTCTGAAGAGAACATTCCTCCGTTTCGACGATCAACCGTGG
This genomic window contains:
- a CDS encoding extracellular solute-binding protein, which codes for MKRKVSVWLMVLMVIGLLVGCTGASGQEAAEVEPSAQVETTESVVEEADAESSEATLVATDSIILSTTTSTENSGLLAYILPDFTEKTGIEVKVVAVGTGKALQMGMDGEADVLLVHAKPSEETFVADGHGVERFDVMYNDFVIIGPDADPADLRATGAEIVPSFKKIFESQAPFVSRGDDSGTHKKEKSLWTAAGLTPEGDSYVSAGKGMGDVIQMADEMQAYTMSDRATYLSMSDKLDLEILVEGDPILFNQYGVIAVNPDKNELINNAGANAFIEWLLSAETQEMISGFGVEEFGQPLFVPNAK
- a CDS encoding aldehyde ferredoxin oxidoreductase family protein, whose protein sequence is MYGYHGKILRINLKTQEVKVETLDLDTAKKFIGGRGLGTKFMMDEVDPKVDALSPENKLMVVTGPLTGTATPTGGRYMVVTKSPLTGTIASSNSGGFWGAELKFCGYDMIILEDKSEEPIYLNIVDDKIEFKSAKHLWGKLVGEVTDELQEAHGAKARVMTIGPAGENLSLLAAIMNEKDRAAGRSGVGAVMGSKNLKAIVVKGSNKVGIHDPEALKAVFKDSLKKIRENGVTGEGLPTYGTAVLVNIINENGAYPVNNFQESYDPEADKISGESMKEDYLVRKNPCYRCPIACGRWVEVDGKQMAGPEYETLWAFGSDCGIRDLKEVLLANDWCNELGLDTISAGTTLAAAMELRELDLVKAEEIEGQPLEFGNVNAIVEWTKKMAYREGFGDKLAEGSYRLCDMYGRPDLSMSVKKQELPAYDPRGIQGQGLQYATSNRGGCHVRGYLISPEILGLPEKIDKNALDGKAFWAKAFQDLTASIDSAGLCLFTSFALGADDYAALINAVCGTDHTGDTIFAAGERIWNIEKMFNLESGVAPSEDKLPRRLLEDAIPDGPSKGQVHQLDKLLPEYYELRGWTKGGIPTDERLAELGLK
- a CDS encoding ABC transporter permease — encoded protein: MTYIVDGFIGAFKILSSFDQEIYSIIGLSIFVSFTSTLISAIFGIIFGILLGLNDFKGKNIIVRCMYSFMALPPVVVGLFVAIFISRRGPLGSLQLMFTPTAMVVAQTLLITPIISGLVYNATRTYGNQISEVCMSLGGTWWNRMVLVFFELKKSIAVAITTGFGRGISEVGAVMIVGGNIKGHTRVMTTFIAMNNSMGNYEQSIAMGLVLIGIAIVTNSVIHRLTGEEL
- a CDS encoding HesA/MoeB/ThiF family protein, with the translated sequence MGRYDRNGIFSSEDMKQIHTAHVCVIGSGGLGGYIIEMLARVGIGEITIVDGDVFDESNLNRQLFSTSENLGRIKVFEAEKRIAQINPETTIHAIHTLLDENNAISIFESADLVVDGLDNVPARLVTQMACEKLQIPLIHGAIAGWYGQVTTILPGDRTLDRLYKSSQETGIEKDLGNPSFTPAMIASIQVSETLKVLLGKEEILRNRILMIDLLDNEFQILTI
- a CDS encoding sigma-54-dependent Fis family transcriptional regulator — its product is MLPMKTIENQIDTEKAYVKNANKRCLKYDLDRDTIVSKKIIANSELNLRLIENRELMMTARPFIENLCDFVRGSNFFVVLTDNDGCILGVAGDPEFVEKARDLKMIPGAYMSEECIGTNAMGTAIAENQPVQISGEEHFIKAYHRWTCSGAPIHDEDGNIIGSLDLTGNSDAVHSHTLGMVVAAVSAIESIMKLKQKHRQLDKSKVLIESLFDSIKEGIVYADLEGNILSSNEQASRMFGYRKTTFEHLDLRDLIDDWRSVLANCLTLEDYFNDEVLVHARANKVHFHLNAYKVHQHGEIHGIILMFSDVKKTRRLANRIMGRKAIYTFEKIIGESPKMIEVIRFAKKIADSKSTILISGESGCGKEVFAQAIQNYSPRSKEPFVAINCGAIPRNLIESELFGYEEGAFTGAKQGGQIGKFELADGGTIFLDEIGEMPLEMQTKLLRTIEEGSIVRVGGNKEIPVDVRIIAATNKTLKAEVKKGNFRHDLYYRLNVIPLNIPALRERQADIPLLSNYFMRRISHRINKRPIEITDSQMTEMKNYSWPGNVRELENFIELAINKERLPIVQILAESSECSMQQIETESISLEEMERLHIQRILQKEHYNMSNAAKLLGIGRNTLYRKVEKYGIPMVEE
- a CDS encoding MoaD/ThiS family protein is translated as MIKIEVRLFATFRNGRGKKVFVEMDQPTVEDVLQSINITNEEVAILLVNGQDGHFDQVLIEGDYLSIFPPVGGG
- a CDS encoding ATP-binding cassette domain-containing protein is translated as MRIDIIGLHKSFDGNNLFFIQEYKFQTGQAYGMIGNNGIGKTTLLRIISGFDTKYEGTVYFDGRPYTDQTTKKISYISQKPYMLNRSVRENIAYPLLIRKWNRKSVDREVEVWLDMLGLTDLADRKAIVLSAGEQQKVALARGLIYQPELVLLDEPTANIDPESVKILEQILSNYQLKTKATIIWVTHNLEQAFRICDQVIVMKKDRLQNISKHRLQASLDSMRKLDRVLNDHEEVEG